In Aedes albopictus strain Foshan chromosome 3, AalbF5, whole genome shotgun sequence, the following are encoded in one genomic region:
- the LOC134289925 gene encoding putative polypeptide N-acetylgalactosaminyltransferase 9 → MRLSRFIKALFCGLIILASVALTFLTYYGSAATHEIVQSARSRLVSYLQVVDTEMQGLLLDDNDTLPPGDMGQPVELPKTLSADIKKQIDEGWAMQGLNQYASDLVSVYRRLPDIRDEWCKEPGRFLPELPPASIVIVFYNEAWSVLVRTVHSILARTPPELVEEIVLVDDCSTLAHLKTQLDDYFRPLKKVRIVRARERQGLIRARILGAKSAKAEILTFVDAHCEVIVGWLEAQLDRVARDPTVIAIPSIDWIHEDTMALNAQSSQLYFGSFDWTVNFQWKARSEKKVKAENPLEPFDTPVMAGGLFTINRTFFAHLGWYDEGFETYGAENLELSFKSWMCGGSMQIVPCSRVAHIQKRGHPYLAKTPGGYSVIKRNTVRLAEVWMDEYAQFYYESFGGPKYRGTFGDVSSRKQLRERLHCKSFRWYMENVFPEQFDPSKAVARGEFRNADHGGDSCLEWPPPLNERGVSACHGRGGHQLWFFTADGEITREDHCLDYDGNKLKVIRCHKMKGNQQWVFEESVKHFKHVFFNRCLEWTDHKLKLNDCNDSTVGQKWLLQHYNASNLKIV, encoded by the exons atgcgC CTGTCACGATTCATAAAAGCGCTGTTCTGCGGCTTGATCATCCTAGCAAGCGTTGCACTCACATTCCTCACCTACTACGGCAGTGCTGCGACGCATGAAATTGTGCAATCAGCACGTAGCAGACTGGTGAGCTATCTGCAGGTAGTGGATACCGAAATGCAAGGCCTACTGTTGGACGATAATGACACGCTTCCACCTGGTGATATGGGTCAACCCGTCGAATTACCAAAAACATTAAGCGCAGATATTAAAAAACAAATTGACGAAGGTTGGGCAATGCAGGGCTTGAACCAGTACGCATCCGATTTGGTGTCGGTCTATCGAAGGCTTCCGGACATCCGGGACGAATGGTGCAAGGAGCCTGGTCGGTTTCTCCCGGAACTGCCGCCTGCTTCGATCGTTATCGTGTTCTACAATGAAGCTTGGTCGGTGCTGGTTCGCACTGTGCACTCGATTTTGGCCCGAACGCCACCGGAACTGGTCGAGGAAATAGTCCTGGTAGACGACTGTTCAACGTTAGCGCATTTGAAAACACAACTGGATGATTACTTTCGGCCGCTGAAGAAGGTGAGAATAGTGCGAGCGAGGGAGCGACAAGGACTGATAAGAGCGAGAATTTTAGGTGCAAAAAGTGCAAAGGCCGAGATACTGACGTTTGTGGATGCCCACTGCGAAGTAATTGTCG GTTGGCTTGAAGCCCAGCTCGATCGCGTAGCACGTGATCCGACGGTGATCGCCATTCCATCGATCGATTGGATCCACGAGGACACGATGGCGTTGAATGCGCAAAGCTCCCAGCTGTACTTTGGCTCGTTCGATTGGACCGTGAACTTTCAGTGGAAAGCCCGTTCGGAGAAAAAGGTCAAAGCCGAGAATCCGCTGGAACCGTTCGACACCCCGGTGATGGCCGGCGGACTGTTCACCATCAATAGGACGTTTTTTGCCCATTTGGGGTGGTACGACGAGGGATTCGAAACGTATGGAGCCGAGAACCTGGAGCTGTCGTTCAAATCGTGGATGTGCGGTGGATCTATGCAGATTGTTCCCTGCTCGAGGGTGGCTCACATTCAGAAACGAGGACATCCCTACTTAGCG AAAACCCCCGGAGGCTACAGTGTCATAAAACGCAACACAGTTCGCCTGGCTGAAGTGTGGATGGACGAGTACGCTCAGTTCTACTATGAATCGTTCGGAGGGCCAAAATACCGCGGAACCTTCGGAGATGTGTCTTCAAGGAAGCAGCTGAGGGAACGTCTCCACTGCAAATCATTTCGATGGTACATGGAGAACGTGTTTCCGGAGCAGTTTGACCCATCCAAGGCGGTGGCACGAGGGGAGTTTCGAAACGCTGACCACGGGGGCGATAGCTGTCTGGAATGGCCACCGCCTTTGAATGAACGGGGTGTCAGTGCGTGTCACGGTCGAGGGGGCCATCAGCTGTGGTTTTTTACGGCCGATGGCGAGATCACCCGGGAGGATCATTGCTTGGATTATGATGGGAACAAGCTGAAGGTGATTCGTTGCCACAAAATGAAGGGCAATCAACAATGGGTGTTCGAGGAGTCGGTGAAACACTTCAAACATGTGTTTTTCAATCGATGCCTGGAGTGGACTGATCATAAGCTGAAGTTAAATGATTGCAATGATTCTACAGTAGGTCAGAAATGGCTGCTTCAGCATTACAATGCCAGTAATCTGAAAATAGTGTAA